The following are encoded in a window of Astyanax mexicanus isolate ESR-SI-001 chromosome 6, AstMex3_surface, whole genome shotgun sequence genomic DNA:
- the acbd5a gene encoding acyl-CoA-binding domain-containing protein 5A isoform X4, with amino-acid sequence MMELESSKPIHEQRFEAAVKVIQSLPSNGSFQPSNEMMLKFYSYYKQATLGPCNIPRPGFWDPVGKAKWDAWNELGDMSQEEAMGAYVDDLKLILESMPMTDEVEHLLQILGPFYELVDERKKVSQVSDLTTGLGSMMEAPSKAVTKSIIRTMQMNGTLDSYSTKKAEAPKNNIKAIKEQEERGDKRDAEEEEDEDSEDDDDEEENEGEEVEQVKKVAAPKKKTSNGKVKGLPNGSIGQKIDSVTNGTHSSRSALNRKHVEEIDGVTREAVIQRVNGCSEDDITEDVSNPHHVGSDSDGEVYCDSVDQFGVEESSEVHVNSLEGSYGILSALGEPQPAERDSGGLSGVQDCVQHGGEDWKTSGGGSQRSRLSVDRSGSSVVRRGRGSKSPGSGSGAGGPLQGGGGDGERSDEAVGGDLNEQIVTALARLQEDMQSVLERLHTLEALTASQARSVALSSEYLLPPANKTQKKHSWWPFEVSPGTVAFAVVWPFVVQWLIRLYFQRRRRKIN; translated from the exons ATGATGGAGCTCGAAAGCAGCAAACCCATCCACGAGCAGAGGTTCGAGGCTGCAGTCAAAGTGATCCAGAGTTTACCTTCAAATG GTTCCTTTCAGCCCTCCAATGAAATGATGCTGAAATTCTACAGCTACTACAAGCAGGCCACTTTAGGCCCCTGCAACATCCCCCGGCCCGGCTTCTGGGACCCTGTTGGCAAAGCCAAATG GGATGCGTGGAACGAACTTGGAGATATGTCACAGGAGGAGGCCATGGGGGCGTACGTGGACGATCTCAAGCTG ATTCTTGAAAGCATGCCGATGACGGATGAGGTGGAGCATCTGCTGCAGATTCTCGGACCGTTCTATGAGCTCGTGGATGAGAGGAAGAAGGTCTCCCAGGTGTCAGACCTGACCACAG GGCTGGGCAGTATGATGGAAGCTCCTTCAAAGGCCGTCACAAAGAGCATCATCAGAACTATGCAAATGAACGGCACTTTAGACAGCTACTCCACCAAAAAAGCAGAAGCTCCGAAGAACAACATCAAAGCGATCAAGGAACAGGAGGAGAGAGGTGATAAACGTGATGCGGAGGAGGAGGAAGACGAGGAcagtgaggatgatgatgatgaagaggagaATGAGGGGGAAGAGGTTGAGCAGGTGAAAAAAG TGGCCGCACCTAAAAAAAAGACTTCAAATGGAAAAGTTAAAGGACTTCCTAACGGCAGTATAGGACAGAAGATAGACTCAGTAACTAACGGAACCCACAGCTCCAGATCAGCTCTGAACAGGAAGCATGTGGAGGAGATCGATGGGGTCACCAGAGAAGCAGTGATCCAGCGTGTGAATGGCTGCAGTGAAG ATGACATTACTGAAGACGTGTCCAACCCTCATCATGTGGGCAGTGACTCAGACGGGGAAGTGTACTGCGACTCTGTGGACCAGTTTGGTGTGGAGGAG aGCAGTGAGGTTCATGTGAACTCTCTGGAGGGAAGCTACGGTATACTGTCCGCTCTGGGAGAGCCCCAGCCGGCGGAGCGGGACTCCGGCGGTCTCTCGGGGGTTCAGGACTGTGTTCAGCACGGGGGAGAGGACTGGAAGACTAGCGGAGGCGGATCACAGAGATCCAGGCTTAGTGTGGACAGATCAGGCAGCTCTGTGGTCAGGAGAGGACGAG GCTCTAAGTCTCCAGGCTCGGGGTCCGGGGCCGGTGGGCCGTTACAGGGTGGTGGAGGAGATGGAGAACGGAGTGATGAAGCTGTGGGTGGAGACCTTAATGAACAGATCGTGACAGCATTAGCTCGACTCCAGGAGGACATGCAGAGCGTTCTCGAGAGACTGCACACTCTCGAGGCTCTAACCGCCTCACAG GCGAGATCAGTGGCCTTGTCTTCAGAATACCTGTTACCACCAGCTAATAAAACTCAGAAG AAGCACTCCTGGTGGCCTTTTGAAGTGTCCCCTGGCACAGTGGCCTTTGCTGTGGTCTGGCCGTTTGTGGTGCAGTGGCTCATTCGGCTGTATTTTCAGAGGCGGAGAAG aAAAATCAATTGA
- the acbd5a gene encoding acyl-CoA-binding domain-containing protein 5A isoform X2: MMELESSKPIHEQRFEAAVKVIQSLPSNGSFQPSNEMMLKFYSYYKQATLGPCNIPRPGFWDPVGKAKWDAWNELGDMSQEEAMGAYVDDLKLILESMPMTDEVEHLLQILGPFYELVDERKKVSQVSDLTTARLERFARQLEGLGSMMEAPSKAVTKSIIRTMQMNGTLDSYSTKKAEAPKNNIKAIKEQEERGDKRDAEEEEDEDSEDDDDEEENEGEEVEQVKKVAAPKKKTSNGKVKGLPNGSIGQKIDSVTNGTHSSRSALNRKHVEEIDGVTREAVIQRVNGCSEDDITEDVSNPHHVGSDSDGEVYCDSVDQFGVEESSEVHVNSLEGSYGILSALGEPQPAERDSGGLSGVQDCVQHGGEDWKTSGGGSQRSRLSVDRSGSSVVRRGRGSKSPGSGSGAGGPLQGGGGDGERSDEAVGGDLNEQIVTALARLQEDMQSVLERLHTLEALTASQARSVALSSEYLLPPANKTQKKHSWWPFEVSPGTVAFAVVWPFVVQWLIRLYFQRRRRKIN; the protein is encoded by the exons ATGATGGAGCTCGAAAGCAGCAAACCCATCCACGAGCAGAGGTTCGAGGCTGCAGTCAAAGTGATCCAGAGTTTACCTTCAAATG GTTCCTTTCAGCCCTCCAATGAAATGATGCTGAAATTCTACAGCTACTACAAGCAGGCCACTTTAGGCCCCTGCAACATCCCCCGGCCCGGCTTCTGGGACCCTGTTGGCAAAGCCAAATG GGATGCGTGGAACGAACTTGGAGATATGTCACAGGAGGAGGCCATGGGGGCGTACGTGGACGATCTCAAGCTG ATTCTTGAAAGCATGCCGATGACGGATGAGGTGGAGCATCTGCTGCAGATTCTCGGACCGTTCTATGAGCTCGTGGATGAGAGGAAGAAGGTCTCCCAGGTGTCAGACCTGACCACAG CCCGATTGGAAAGATTTGCTAGGCAACTGGAAG GGCTGGGCAGTATGATGGAAGCTCCTTCAAAGGCCGTCACAAAGAGCATCATCAGAACTATGCAAATGAACGGCACTTTAGACAGCTACTCCACCAAAAAAGCAGAAGCTCCGAAGAACAACATCAAAGCGATCAAGGAACAGGAGGAGAGAGGTGATAAACGTGATGCGGAGGAGGAGGAAGACGAGGAcagtgaggatgatgatgatgaagaggagaATGAGGGGGAAGAGGTTGAGCAGGTGAAAAAAG TGGCCGCACCTAAAAAAAAGACTTCAAATGGAAAAGTTAAAGGACTTCCTAACGGCAGTATAGGACAGAAGATAGACTCAGTAACTAACGGAACCCACAGCTCCAGATCAGCTCTGAACAGGAAGCATGTGGAGGAGATCGATGGGGTCACCAGAGAAGCAGTGATCCAGCGTGTGAATGGCTGCAGTGAAG ATGACATTACTGAAGACGTGTCCAACCCTCATCATGTGGGCAGTGACTCAGACGGGGAAGTGTACTGCGACTCTGTGGACCAGTTTGGTGTGGAGGAG aGCAGTGAGGTTCATGTGAACTCTCTGGAGGGAAGCTACGGTATACTGTCCGCTCTGGGAGAGCCCCAGCCGGCGGAGCGGGACTCCGGCGGTCTCTCGGGGGTTCAGGACTGTGTTCAGCACGGGGGAGAGGACTGGAAGACTAGCGGAGGCGGATCACAGAGATCCAGGCTTAGTGTGGACAGATCAGGCAGCTCTGTGGTCAGGAGAGGACGAG GCTCTAAGTCTCCAGGCTCGGGGTCCGGGGCCGGTGGGCCGTTACAGGGTGGTGGAGGAGATGGAGAACGGAGTGATGAAGCTGTGGGTGGAGACCTTAATGAACAGATCGTGACAGCATTAGCTCGACTCCAGGAGGACATGCAGAGCGTTCTCGAGAGACTGCACACTCTCGAGGCTCTAACCGCCTCACAG GCGAGATCAGTGGCCTTGTCTTCAGAATACCTGTTACCACCAGCTAATAAAACTCAGAAG AAGCACTCCTGGTGGCCTTTTGAAGTGTCCCCTGGCACAGTGGCCTTTGCTGTGGTCTGGCCGTTTGTGGTGCAGTGGCTCATTCGGCTGTATTTTCAGAGGCGGAGAAG aAAAATCAATTGA
- the acbd5a gene encoding acyl-CoA-binding domain-containing protein 5A isoform X1 — translation MMELESSKPIHEQRFEAAVKVIQSLPSNGSFQPSNEMMLKFYSYYKQATLGPCNIPRPGFWDPVGKAKWDAWNELGDMSQEEAMGAYVDDLKLILESMPMTDEVEHLLQILGPFYELVDERKKVSQVSDLTTARLERFARQLEGLGSMMEAPSKAVTKSIIRTMQMNGTLDSYSTKKAEAPKNNIKAIKEQEERGDKRDAEEEEDEDSEDDDDEEENEGEEVEQVKKVAAPKKKTSNGKVKGLPNGSIGQKIDSVTNGTHSSRSALNRKHVEEIDGVTREAVIQRVNGCSEDDITEDVSNPHHVGSDSDGEVYCDSVDQFGVEEQSSEVHVNSLEGSYGILSALGEPQPAERDSGGLSGVQDCVQHGGEDWKTSGGGSQRSRLSVDRSGSSVVRRGRGSKSPGSGSGAGGPLQGGGGDGERSDEAVGGDLNEQIVTALARLQEDMQSVLERLHTLEALTASQARSVALSSEYLLPPANKTQKKHSWWPFEVSPGTVAFAVVWPFVVQWLIRLYFQRRRRKIN, via the exons ATGATGGAGCTCGAAAGCAGCAAACCCATCCACGAGCAGAGGTTCGAGGCTGCAGTCAAAGTGATCCAGAGTTTACCTTCAAATG GTTCCTTTCAGCCCTCCAATGAAATGATGCTGAAATTCTACAGCTACTACAAGCAGGCCACTTTAGGCCCCTGCAACATCCCCCGGCCCGGCTTCTGGGACCCTGTTGGCAAAGCCAAATG GGATGCGTGGAACGAACTTGGAGATATGTCACAGGAGGAGGCCATGGGGGCGTACGTGGACGATCTCAAGCTG ATTCTTGAAAGCATGCCGATGACGGATGAGGTGGAGCATCTGCTGCAGATTCTCGGACCGTTCTATGAGCTCGTGGATGAGAGGAAGAAGGTCTCCCAGGTGTCAGACCTGACCACAG CCCGATTGGAAAGATTTGCTAGGCAACTGGAAG GGCTGGGCAGTATGATGGAAGCTCCTTCAAAGGCCGTCACAAAGAGCATCATCAGAACTATGCAAATGAACGGCACTTTAGACAGCTACTCCACCAAAAAAGCAGAAGCTCCGAAGAACAACATCAAAGCGATCAAGGAACAGGAGGAGAGAGGTGATAAACGTGATGCGGAGGAGGAGGAAGACGAGGAcagtgaggatgatgatgatgaagaggagaATGAGGGGGAAGAGGTTGAGCAGGTGAAAAAAG TGGCCGCACCTAAAAAAAAGACTTCAAATGGAAAAGTTAAAGGACTTCCTAACGGCAGTATAGGACAGAAGATAGACTCAGTAACTAACGGAACCCACAGCTCCAGATCAGCTCTGAACAGGAAGCATGTGGAGGAGATCGATGGGGTCACCAGAGAAGCAGTGATCCAGCGTGTGAATGGCTGCAGTGAAG ATGACATTACTGAAGACGTGTCCAACCCTCATCATGTGGGCAGTGACTCAGACGGGGAAGTGTACTGCGACTCTGTGGACCAGTTTGGTGTGGAGGAG cagaGCAGTGAGGTTCATGTGAACTCTCTGGAGGGAAGCTACGGTATACTGTCCGCTCTGGGAGAGCCCCAGCCGGCGGAGCGGGACTCCGGCGGTCTCTCGGGGGTTCAGGACTGTGTTCAGCACGGGGGAGAGGACTGGAAGACTAGCGGAGGCGGATCACAGAGATCCAGGCTTAGTGTGGACAGATCAGGCAGCTCTGTGGTCAGGAGAGGACGAG GCTCTAAGTCTCCAGGCTCGGGGTCCGGGGCCGGTGGGCCGTTACAGGGTGGTGGAGGAGATGGAGAACGGAGTGATGAAGCTGTGGGTGGAGACCTTAATGAACAGATCGTGACAGCATTAGCTCGACTCCAGGAGGACATGCAGAGCGTTCTCGAGAGACTGCACACTCTCGAGGCTCTAACCGCCTCACAG GCGAGATCAGTGGCCTTGTCTTCAGAATACCTGTTACCACCAGCTAATAAAACTCAGAAG AAGCACTCCTGGTGGCCTTTTGAAGTGTCCCCTGGCACAGTGGCCTTTGCTGTGGTCTGGCCGTTTGTGGTGCAGTGGCTCATTCGGCTGTATTTTCAGAGGCGGAGAAG aAAAATCAATTGA
- the acbd5a gene encoding acyl-CoA-binding domain-containing protein 5A isoform X3, giving the protein MMELESSKPIHEQRFEAAVKVIQSLPSNGSFQPSNEMMLKFYSYYKQATLGPCNIPRPGFWDPVGKAKWDAWNELGDMSQEEAMGAYVDDLKLILESMPMTDEVEHLLQILGPFYELVDERKKVSQVSDLTTGLGSMMEAPSKAVTKSIIRTMQMNGTLDSYSTKKAEAPKNNIKAIKEQEERGDKRDAEEEEDEDSEDDDDEEENEGEEVEQVKKVAAPKKKTSNGKVKGLPNGSIGQKIDSVTNGTHSSRSALNRKHVEEIDGVTREAVIQRVNGCSEDDITEDVSNPHHVGSDSDGEVYCDSVDQFGVEEQSSEVHVNSLEGSYGILSALGEPQPAERDSGGLSGVQDCVQHGGEDWKTSGGGSQRSRLSVDRSGSSVVRRGRGSKSPGSGSGAGGPLQGGGGDGERSDEAVGGDLNEQIVTALARLQEDMQSVLERLHTLEALTASQARSVALSSEYLLPPANKTQKKHSWWPFEVSPGTVAFAVVWPFVVQWLIRLYFQRRRRKIN; this is encoded by the exons ATGATGGAGCTCGAAAGCAGCAAACCCATCCACGAGCAGAGGTTCGAGGCTGCAGTCAAAGTGATCCAGAGTTTACCTTCAAATG GTTCCTTTCAGCCCTCCAATGAAATGATGCTGAAATTCTACAGCTACTACAAGCAGGCCACTTTAGGCCCCTGCAACATCCCCCGGCCCGGCTTCTGGGACCCTGTTGGCAAAGCCAAATG GGATGCGTGGAACGAACTTGGAGATATGTCACAGGAGGAGGCCATGGGGGCGTACGTGGACGATCTCAAGCTG ATTCTTGAAAGCATGCCGATGACGGATGAGGTGGAGCATCTGCTGCAGATTCTCGGACCGTTCTATGAGCTCGTGGATGAGAGGAAGAAGGTCTCCCAGGTGTCAGACCTGACCACAG GGCTGGGCAGTATGATGGAAGCTCCTTCAAAGGCCGTCACAAAGAGCATCATCAGAACTATGCAAATGAACGGCACTTTAGACAGCTACTCCACCAAAAAAGCAGAAGCTCCGAAGAACAACATCAAAGCGATCAAGGAACAGGAGGAGAGAGGTGATAAACGTGATGCGGAGGAGGAGGAAGACGAGGAcagtgaggatgatgatgatgaagaggagaATGAGGGGGAAGAGGTTGAGCAGGTGAAAAAAG TGGCCGCACCTAAAAAAAAGACTTCAAATGGAAAAGTTAAAGGACTTCCTAACGGCAGTATAGGACAGAAGATAGACTCAGTAACTAACGGAACCCACAGCTCCAGATCAGCTCTGAACAGGAAGCATGTGGAGGAGATCGATGGGGTCACCAGAGAAGCAGTGATCCAGCGTGTGAATGGCTGCAGTGAAG ATGACATTACTGAAGACGTGTCCAACCCTCATCATGTGGGCAGTGACTCAGACGGGGAAGTGTACTGCGACTCTGTGGACCAGTTTGGTGTGGAGGAG cagaGCAGTGAGGTTCATGTGAACTCTCTGGAGGGAAGCTACGGTATACTGTCCGCTCTGGGAGAGCCCCAGCCGGCGGAGCGGGACTCCGGCGGTCTCTCGGGGGTTCAGGACTGTGTTCAGCACGGGGGAGAGGACTGGAAGACTAGCGGAGGCGGATCACAGAGATCCAGGCTTAGTGTGGACAGATCAGGCAGCTCTGTGGTCAGGAGAGGACGAG GCTCTAAGTCTCCAGGCTCGGGGTCCGGGGCCGGTGGGCCGTTACAGGGTGGTGGAGGAGATGGAGAACGGAGTGATGAAGCTGTGGGTGGAGACCTTAATGAACAGATCGTGACAGCATTAGCTCGACTCCAGGAGGACATGCAGAGCGTTCTCGAGAGACTGCACACTCTCGAGGCTCTAACCGCCTCACAG GCGAGATCAGTGGCCTTGTCTTCAGAATACCTGTTACCACCAGCTAATAAAACTCAGAAG AAGCACTCCTGGTGGCCTTTTGAAGTGTCCCCTGGCACAGTGGCCTTTGCTGTGGTCTGGCCGTTTGTGGTGCAGTGGCTCATTCGGCTGTATTTTCAGAGGCGGAGAAG aAAAATCAATTGA
- the acbd5a gene encoding acyl-CoA-binding domain-containing protein 5A isoform X5: protein MMELESSKPIHEQRFEAAVKVIQSLPSNGSFQPSNEMMLKFYSYYKQATLGPCNIPRPGFWDPVGKAKWDAWNELGDMSQEEAMGAYVDDLKLILESMPMTDEVEHLLQILGPFYELVDERKKVSQVSDLTTGLGSMMEAPSKAVTKSIIRTMQMNGTLDSYSTKKAEAPKNNIKAIKEQEERGDKRDAEEEEDEDSEDDDDEEENEGEEVEQVKKVAAPKKKTSNGKVKGLPNGSIGQKIDSVTNGTHSSRSALNRKHVEEIDGVTREAVIQRVNGCSEDDITEDVSNPHHVGSDSDGEVYCDSVDQFGVEEQSSEVHVNSLEGSYGILSALGEPQPAERDSGGLSGVQDCVQHGGEDWKTSGGGSQRSRLSVDRSGSSVVRRGRGSKSPGSGSGAGGPLQGGGGDGERSDEAVGGDLNEQIVTALARLQEDMQSVLERLHTLEALTASQARSVALSSEYLLPPANKTQKKHSWWPFEVSPGTVAFAVVWPFVVQWLIRLYFQRRRR from the exons ATGATGGAGCTCGAAAGCAGCAAACCCATCCACGAGCAGAGGTTCGAGGCTGCAGTCAAAGTGATCCAGAGTTTACCTTCAAATG GTTCCTTTCAGCCCTCCAATGAAATGATGCTGAAATTCTACAGCTACTACAAGCAGGCCACTTTAGGCCCCTGCAACATCCCCCGGCCCGGCTTCTGGGACCCTGTTGGCAAAGCCAAATG GGATGCGTGGAACGAACTTGGAGATATGTCACAGGAGGAGGCCATGGGGGCGTACGTGGACGATCTCAAGCTG ATTCTTGAAAGCATGCCGATGACGGATGAGGTGGAGCATCTGCTGCAGATTCTCGGACCGTTCTATGAGCTCGTGGATGAGAGGAAGAAGGTCTCCCAGGTGTCAGACCTGACCACAG GGCTGGGCAGTATGATGGAAGCTCCTTCAAAGGCCGTCACAAAGAGCATCATCAGAACTATGCAAATGAACGGCACTTTAGACAGCTACTCCACCAAAAAAGCAGAAGCTCCGAAGAACAACATCAAAGCGATCAAGGAACAGGAGGAGAGAGGTGATAAACGTGATGCGGAGGAGGAGGAAGACGAGGAcagtgaggatgatgatgatgaagaggagaATGAGGGGGAAGAGGTTGAGCAGGTGAAAAAAG TGGCCGCACCTAAAAAAAAGACTTCAAATGGAAAAGTTAAAGGACTTCCTAACGGCAGTATAGGACAGAAGATAGACTCAGTAACTAACGGAACCCACAGCTCCAGATCAGCTCTGAACAGGAAGCATGTGGAGGAGATCGATGGGGTCACCAGAGAAGCAGTGATCCAGCGTGTGAATGGCTGCAGTGAAG ATGACATTACTGAAGACGTGTCCAACCCTCATCATGTGGGCAGTGACTCAGACGGGGAAGTGTACTGCGACTCTGTGGACCAGTTTGGTGTGGAGGAG cagaGCAGTGAGGTTCATGTGAACTCTCTGGAGGGAAGCTACGGTATACTGTCCGCTCTGGGAGAGCCCCAGCCGGCGGAGCGGGACTCCGGCGGTCTCTCGGGGGTTCAGGACTGTGTTCAGCACGGGGGAGAGGACTGGAAGACTAGCGGAGGCGGATCACAGAGATCCAGGCTTAGTGTGGACAGATCAGGCAGCTCTGTGGTCAGGAGAGGACGAG GCTCTAAGTCTCCAGGCTCGGGGTCCGGGGCCGGTGGGCCGTTACAGGGTGGTGGAGGAGATGGAGAACGGAGTGATGAAGCTGTGGGTGGAGACCTTAATGAACAGATCGTGACAGCATTAGCTCGACTCCAGGAGGACATGCAGAGCGTTCTCGAGAGACTGCACACTCTCGAGGCTCTAACCGCCTCACAG GCGAGATCAGTGGCCTTGTCTTCAGAATACCTGTTACCACCAGCTAATAAAACTCAGAAG AAGCACTCCTGGTGGCCTTTTGAAGTGTCCCCTGGCACAGTGGCCTTTGCTGTGGTCTGGCCGTTTGTGGTGCAGTGGCTCATTCGGCTGTATTTTCAGAGGCGGAGAAGGTAA